In the genome of Calothrix sp. PCC 6303, the window ACCTCGTAATATTCCTTATACATCGAGAAATCAACCAGTTAAAAATCAAGTAAATCCAGCATCTGTGTCTAAATCTTTAACCAAACAGGAAAAAGATATTAACCCAATGGAGCAATGGAGGGAAATTAGCAGTTTGGGAAGTTATGGAAATGTTGAAATTGCATCTAATTCTGAATCTCTGCCAAATAATACGACTAATACCACACTTAATGAACAACAAGCACCAAGTATTCCCAGTGCTACTTTAATTTCAGTAACATCAAATTCAAATCAAATAGTTCCCACAACTAATGATTTGGAAATTGAACCACTTCATGAAGAAGAAGCTTTAATTATTGGTAATCCAGAAACACAACAATTAACAGTAGGTTCATCTAGTTCTGGAAAATTAGTGACACCTTTAATTTGGACTAAAAATCAGCCTAATAGTGCTGCTGTTAACTCTGCCAAGCAACCACAACAAGATAAATTTATCATTCAACTTTCTAAACCTTTAACTACCAAAGAAGGTTTGGTTATTTTGCCAAAAGCAACACAAATAATAGTTCAAGTCAAAGATATTCAGAAATCAGGATTTGTTGAACTGGAAGCGACAGGAGCGGTAATTGATGGGAATGAATATATATTACCCGAAGGAGCGATCGCAATTCGGGGTAAATCTGGTCAACCTTTAATAGCTTCTTCCTGGGGTAATAAAGGTGGAGAAATCGCTTCACGGGATGCGGAAACCTTTGCGGTTGGTTCGTTAGCAAAAGTTGGTAAGGTTCTCAATCAACCCAAGGAAGAACAAACCTCAACGAATAGCGGTTTCGGTGGTACAACTTCTTTCTCTTCAATTAGAAGAAATCGTTCCAATATTTTGGGAGCAGTTTTGGAAGGAGGATTTGAACCCTTAACCCAACAGATATTGCAGCGCAATCAACAAGCATTACAGGAAATTCAACGGAGAGAGGATGTTTGGTTCGTCAAAGCGGGTACTGAGGTTCAAGTGTTTGTCAATCAGACATTTCAGTTTTAAATGGAGGCAATAGGCAGTGGTTCGACAAGACTTAGGTGTGAGCGCTCAGTTGAACGCTCACCAACAGGGCATTAGGCAGTGGGGAAATATAGTATTTGCTTGCTTTGTATCGTTACCTTTATTTAATTTATCACCAACAATTGCTGCTGAAATTAAACAAGGTGTAAAGCAAGTTTCAGCAGATATAGCTACTAATAATAGCCCTCAACGGATACCAAAAATTGAATTATCACCAGGATATGGGGTGAATATTTCATTTATTAAAAGTGGTGAAATAGTGGAAAAAGTGTGGTTAGATAATCCTTCATTTGTATCCCTGGATGTTGATGGTTGTCTAACTGGATTATCACAGCAATGCCAAGAACAAGGAGCGACAGTCATACACTTGCGGCAAATAAATCGGTTAAAGCTGCCGCAGTTACCGAGCACAAGTACAAGTTTACTAACTGCGATCGCTAAAGGTAAATCGGGACGAAAAGTATATTTATTTCGAGTAGCAGTAGGGAATAAAGTACCGAATTATCACACGATTGAAGTTATCTCAACTATAAATACAATTCCAGAATCTACAAATTTTTCAAGCATCAATAATATTAGGAATTTACAGAAAATTAGCCGTGGTTTGATTATTGCCCAAAAACAACGCTTGATTATTCCTGAATCAGCTTTGTGGAACAGGATTGATAACTTTTTAACGAATCTGAGAGCGGGAGAATCAATAAATATTGCTGCTCACAATAATGGAATTTCAATACAGTTAGTGAATCGATTAATTGAATTAGGAAATACTGAGACTTTTATAAATCATGCAAGATAATCCATTAAAGAAGGTAGGTTTGAGAAAATGAAATTAAAAAATAAGTATTTATCATCTATTACAGGATTATCTTTATCACTAGTAGTTTCTGGGATAACTCTAATTTTATGGCAACAACAAAGTATATCTAACACTCTACCAAAACAAACAGAAATCCCCACTATTAATTGGCAAAAAACTCGTCTACCTGATTGGAATAAAATTACTTTTTCAAATATGCCAGCAATTAGCGAACCTGGCTCATTTCAAGCACCTGCAAATGTCAAAGATAAATTAGGATATGATCCCTCTCGTAGTTGGAAGGCTGGACAAAAACCAGATTCACTTACAATGTTGGGCGATTTTCAAGATTCATTCAAGTTGCAAAAATTATCACTGACTGATATTTCTCAAATTGCGAATCTGGATTTAGAGAAAATTAGCTTGGATGATTTTGGTGTAATTAAATTGCAAACTTTAGATACTTTGGTCAAAGCTATTCCAGAGTTAAAAGATTTTCCCATCTCCCAAGTCAAACCAGTTTTAGATTTACTTTCGCAAAATTTATCAACATCTTTCGATACTAACCAAACCATTGGCAATTTACTCAAACAATCACCTCATTTAGCTAAGTTAAGTTTTAAATCCTTGAATTTAAAACCCCATAATCTTGATTCAATTCCTAATTTATCAATAACTGCGATCGCAAGTTTTGATAAATGGCAAGGTGTGTATATTTCGGAGATTCCCGGACTAAATAAAGTTCCTTTCTCCCAGTTTCCTAACCCCATCAACCCAGTTGGTGCAGAAGTTGGAATAGTTGATGTTGCCTTTGCAACCGATGAACAAAAACGAGAACGAACTATCTCCGGAAGTAACAAAGAAGGTTTCGCTGTACCCTGTGACAAAGATTGCGCTCATACTGAATTATCGGGTTCCCCTGCGGTAAATGGAAAAGCTTGGATTAGCGGTAAATATCAACTAGTTAAGGGTGGTAAGGGTATTCTCGGTTCTATTAACGGTGGAAAGGAACCAACAGGTAGGAACCCTTTTGGAGATGCTTTTAAAGTAGCAGTTTGGGATGTTTCGGAAGTTGATGGTATGATTTCTCAGTCATTATTTTTCCGAGTCTGTATGCGGAATAATTTCGTCGATTTGGGATGTACCCCCTATTTTATCGGTCCCGTTCCGTTTATGACTTATAAAGAAAAAGAACCGATATTTTTGGGTAGAATCGACAGCGAACGCAACTCGATTTCTAATCCCACAGGACTAAAAAGTAGTGGTTTTAGATTTAATCATTCTCCCATTACTAGCAATATAAATAAGGATGCTATCGCTAATTTAATCCCAGCATCAAAAGAGAATTGCAAAAATATGCATGTATCTGGTGCAAATATTGATGCTCTGAGTTTGGCTTTATCAAGCACGCAAAATAATTATAATTTTGTTGGTAATTATGGGTGTAATTCC includes:
- a CDS encoding TrbI/VirB10 family protein, producing the protein MPEQETENHELNGNWDEASFAKLLGLNDENQLSNQTKPVASEESPEVEINSQNLASNPVATHELFDDPQVGKTQPTFYGNPFAKFGAVGLVMLVVFGAAATVLNSIMSGKPKIAPTIANQEVDKPKIEIADNSQATETGKLKAELALSTQADKIKSVERSKSPKTQIVRRNTQTINQRSKTVSSQIIPREVPRNQVAYIPRSIPQRVSYKPRNIPYTSRNQPVKNQVNPASVSKSLTKQEKDINPMEQWREISSLGSYGNVEIASNSESLPNNTTNTTLNEQQAPSIPSATLISVTSNSNQIVPTTNDLEIEPLHEEEALIIGNPETQQLTVGSSSSGKLVTPLIWTKNQPNSAAVNSAKQPQQDKFIIQLSKPLTTKEGLVILPKATQIIVQVKDIQKSGFVELEATGAVIDGNEYILPEGAIAIRGKSGQPLIASSWGNKGGEIASRDAETFAVGSLAKVGKVLNQPKEEQTSTNSGFGGTTSFSSIRRNRSNILGAVLEGGFEPLTQQILQRNQQALQEIQRREDVWFVKAGTEVQVFVNQTFQF